The Microbacterium sp. zg-Y1090 sequence GCCGAGACCGTGCTGAGCCGCTCGTCCACCAGCCGTACCGGGGGGTCGCCGGCTTCGGCGAGGGCTGCGGCGAACGCACGCGCGTCCGCCGTCGAGGCGGTGTCCTCGCCGCGCATGTTCAACGGCAGGCCCACGAGCAGCTCCATCGCGTTGTACTCCGCCGCGATCTCGCGCACCCGCGCCACCGCCTGCTCGTTGCGCGGCACCGTCTCGACCGGCGTGGCCAGCATGCCATCGGGATCGCACGAGGCGACGCCGACGCGCGCCTTGCCCACGTCGACGCCGATGCGGACGCCCCGTCGGAACCCGCTCACGCGGCCTGCGACTCCAAGGCCGAGGTGATCGCGTCGAACGCGGCCGGCATCGCCGCGGCATCCGTCCCGCCGCCCTGGGCGACGTCGTCGCGTCCGCCGCCACCGCCGCCGAGGGCGGCAGCAGCCGATTTGGCGAGCACGCCGGCCTTCGCACCTGCGGTGCGGGCGGTGTCGTTGGCCGCGACGATGACGACGGCACGACCGCCGACGTCGGCACCCAGCGCCACGACCGCCGCGGCATCCGCCCCGAGCCGGTCGCGCACCTGCAGGGCGAGCGAGCGCACATCGTCGGCGGAACCGGCGGTGCCCAGAGACTGCGCCACGACCTGGAAGCGGCCGATGCGCCGGGCCGAGTCGACCAGCTGCGGCAGCCGCTCCCCGAGCGCGCGCGCCTCGAACTGCGCGATCTTCTTCTCCGCAGCCTTGAGGTTCGCAGCGAGCTCCGTGATACGGGTCGTCAGCTGATCGCGCGGCGTCTTCAGCGTGGAGGTCAGCTGCGACACGATGGCGCGTTCGGCGGCGAGCTCGCGGAAGGCGTCCATGCCCACGAGGGCCTCGACGCGGCGGTTCGACGCACCCACAGACGACTCGCCCACGAGGTTGACCAGGCCGACCTCGGCGCTGGAAGACACGTGGGTACCGCCGCAGAGCTCGCGAGACCAGGGGCCGCCGATGTCGACCATGCGCACGACGTCGCCGTACTTCTCGCCGAACAGGGCCTGAGCGCCGAGCGCCTTGGCCTCGTCCAGCGGCAGCACGCGCGTCGTCACCTCGAGGTTGTCCCGCACCGCGTTGTTCGCGATCTCCTCGATCTCGCTGCGGGTCTCAGCGGAGAGCGCCTGGCCCCAGGTGAAGTCGAACCGCAGATAGCCGGCGCGGTTCAGCGAACCCGCCTGCGTGGCGGTCTTTCCCAGGGTGTCGCGCAGGGCGGCGTGCACGAGGTGGGTGGCGGAGTGCGCCTGGCGGGCGGCGCGACGGTTCGCGGCATCCACGACCGTCGTCGCCGGCTGCCCGACCCCGACCTCGCCGGTGCGCACCTTGACGGTGTGGCTGATGAGTCCGGCCACCGGGCGCTGCACATCGAGCACGTCGAGCTCGTAGCCCGGGCCGACGATGATGCCCTTGTCGGCGACCTGCCCGCCGGACTCGGCGTAGAGGGTGGTCTCGCCCAGGATCACCTCGGCGGTCTGGCCGACGGTCGCCCGATCGGTCGACACGCCGTCCACGATGACGCCGAGCACCCGAGACTCGGTCTCGAGGTCGGAGTAGCCGGTGAACACCGTCTCGCCCGCGGCCCGGAACGCGCTGTACACGCTGTTGTCCGCGAGCGCGCGCTTGCGCGACTTGGCGTCGGCCTTCGCACGGGTGCGCTGCTCCTGCATGAGCGCGTCGAACCCGGCGCGGTCGACGTCGAGTCCCGCCTCCTGGGCGATCTCGAGCGTGAGGTCGATCGGGAAGCCGTAGGTGTCGTGCAGGAGGAACGCCTCGGAGCCCGCGATGCTGTTCTTCCCGGCATCCTTCGTCTGCTCGACGGCCATGTCGAGGATCGTCGAACCCGACGCGAGGGTGCGCAGGAACGTCTCCTCCTCGGCGACGGCGTAGGCCGAGATGCGGCTGTAGTCCGTCTCGACCTCGGGGTAAGCCGCCTTCATCGCGTCGCGGGACGCCGCGAACAGCTCAGGGAAGGTCGGGGCGTCCACCCCGAGCAGGCGCATCGAGCGGATGGAGCGGCGCATGAGGCGGCGCAGGATGTAGCCGCGGCCCTCGTTGGACGGCGTCACGCCGTCGGAGAGGAGCATGAGCGAGGAGCGCACGTGATCGGCGACGATGCGGAAGCGCACGTCGTCCTCGTGCACGGCGCCGTAGCGGCGGCCGCTCAGTTCGACGGCGCGGTCGAGCACGGGACGCACCTGGTCGGTCTCGTACATGTTCTCGACGCCCTGCTTGATGAACGCGACGCGCTCCAGCCCCATGCCGGTGTCGATGTTCTTGTTGGGGAGGCTCCCGACGATGTCGAAATCCACCTTCGAGCGGACGTTCGTGATCGCGTCCTGCATGAACACGAGGTTCCAGATCTCGGTGAAGCGGCTGTCGTCCACGACGGGGCCGCCGTCGCGGCCGTACGCGGGCCCGCGGTCGAAGTAGATCTCCGAGCAGGGGCCGGCCGGGCCGGGCTGACCGGTGGTCCAGTAGTTGTCTTCGCGGCCGAGGCGCTGGATGCGCTCGGCCGGAAGGCCGGCGACTTTCTGCCACAGCATCGCGGCCTCGTCGTCGTCCTCGTAGACGGTGACCCACAGGTCGCGCTCGGCGAAGCCCATGCCACCATCGGTCTCGGGCTTCGTCAGCAGCTCCCAGGCGTAGCCGATCGCGCCTTCCTTGAAGTAGTCGCCGAACGACCAGTTGCCCAGCATCTGGAAGAACGTGCCGTGGCGGGCGGTCTTGCCCACCTCTTCGATGTCGTTGGTGCGGATGCACTTCTGCACGTCGGCCGCGCGCTTGTACGGCGCCGGCACGGTGCCGTTGAGATACGGGATGAACGGAACCATGCCGGCGATGGTGAACATCACCGACGGGTCGGGGCTGACCAGCGAGGCCGACGGCACGATGACGTGGTCGTTCTTCTCGAAGTAGTCGAGGTAGCGCTGGGCGATCTCAGCGGTCTTCATTCGGGTGTCCTCGAAGGCATGGTCCAGCACCGTGTGACGGGCCGGACGGGTGGGGCGGATCAGTCGTCGGAGGGAGTCACAGCAGCGACGACCTCGGACAGGCGCGCTTCCTGCTCGCGATAGGCGTCGCCCATGCGATCGGTGAACTCCGTGATGCGGGCGTCGAGGTCGGCGAGCACTTCGTGGCCGCGCGGGTCCTTGTCGACCAGGTGGGCAAGGATGAAGCCACCGGCGATCCCCATGACGAACCACACGAACTTCTTCACATCACCACATCCTCGATCTGATGCGCCGCAGAAGCGGCGCGGTTCAATGTTAGGTGCAAACACCGAAGGGCGCCGGGTTGCCCCGACGCCCTCCACTGGCGACCTTCGCGGCCTGACCGGGGGTCAGCGCGCGGCGTAGTACTCCACAACGAGCTGCACGTCACAGGTGACGGGCACCTCGGCACGCTTCGGGCGACGCACGAGGCGTGCCTGCAGCTTGTCGAGCTCGACCTCCAGGTAGCCCGGAACCGGGGGCAGCACCTCGGCGTGACCGCCGGCGGCTGCGACCTGGAAGGGCTCCAGGCCCTCGCTCTTGGGCTTGACGTGGATGAGCTGACCCGGCTTCACGCGGAACGACGGGCGGTCCACAGGCTGGCCGTCGACCAGGATGTGGCGGTGCACGACGAGCTGGCGGGCCTGTGCGGTGGTGCGGGCGAAGCCGGCACGCACGACGAGGGCATCCAGACGCATCTCGAGCAGCTCGACGAGGTTCTCACCCGTCAGGCCGTCCTTGCGGCGGGCCTCGTTGAACGTGTTGCGCATCTGCTTCTCGCGGATGCCGTACTGCTCGCGCAGACGCTGCTTCTCACGCAGACGGACGGCGTAGTCACTGTCCTGCTTGCGCTTGGTGCGGCCGTGCTCGCCGGGAGCGTAGGGACGCTTCTCGAGGTAGCGGGCGGCCTTCGGGGTCAGTGCGACGCCGAGGGCGCGCGACAGACGGACCTTGCGGCGGTCCTGGGACTTCGTTGCCACGAAGTATTCCTTCCGATGACGTGGCCGCGACTTTCGCGGCTCACGGACGTATCGCCTCTCCTCGCCCTGTCCGGACTGCACGCCGGGGCATGCCGGAAGGTGGTGAAGAGAAGAGTGGATGCCCGAAAACTGGGTTTCGAGCCGATCAAGCCTAACAGATCCCCTCTGCCCGCCGCCTGAGTCCTGGACCCACCCTCGCCCCGCGGCATCCCGCGCTGCCCGCGCTGCTCGCGCTGCCCGGCGCTGCTCGAGTGTCGCTTCCGCACAGTCCCCGCGGCCGGCACCCACCGAACGTGACACCGGAGCGGAGCGGCGCGGCCACAGCGCGGCTCCGCGGCCAGGCGGCCTCGCGCCGCTCGAGTGTCGCTTCCGCACAGTCCCCGCGGGTGCCACCCACCGAACGAGACACCGGAGCGGCTCGGGGTGCGGCTCCGGTGTCACGCGCGCAGGGTTCGGATGCCCCGCGCCCGCCGGAAGCGACACTCGAGCGGGCCGTGGTGCGGGTCGGGCGACCGCAGGCACGGACGCCGCAGGCACGGATGCCGCGGCACGGACGCCGCAGGCACGGACGCCGCGCGACACGGATGCCGCGGGCACGGATTCCGCAGCGGGTCACTCGCCGAGGATCTTGCGGATCTTCTCCACGCGCGCGGCGATGTCGCGTTCGTGACCGCGCGCGGTCGGCTCGTAGTAGCGGCGCCCACGCAGCTCGTCGGGCAGGTACTGCTGCGTCGCGACCCCCACGTCGAGGTCGTGCGGATAGACGTACCCCTTGCCGTGCCCGAGGCGCTTGGCACCCGGATAGTGAGCGTCCCGCAGGTGCATCGGCACGCGACCGAATCCTCCGGCGCGGACGTCGGCGATAGCAGCGTTGATCGCGTTGTAGGCGGCGTTCGACTTCGCCGTGGTGGCCAGGTACGCCGTCGCCTCCGCGAGCGGGATGCGTCCCTCCGGCATCCCGATGAAGGCCACGGCGTCGGCCGCCGCGACGGCGATCGTCAACGCTTGGGGATCGGCGAGGCCGATGTCCTCGGCCGCGGAGATCACGAGCCGGCGGGCGATGAAACGCGGGTCCTCCCCCGCCTCGATCATGCGGGCGAGGTAGTGCATCGCGGCATCCACGTCGGACCCGCGGATCGACTTGATGAACGCGCTGATGACGTCGTAGTGCTCGTCGCCCTGACGGTCGTAGCGCAGCAGCGCACGGTCGACGGCCTGCGCCACGAGGTCGGCCGTGATCACCGGCGTCTCATCGCCGTCGGTGTCGGCCATGGAGGCTGCAGCCTCGAGTGCGGTCAGCGCACGGCGGGCGTCGCCCGAGGCGAGACGGATGATCGCGGCGCGGGCGTCGTCGTCGAGGCGCACGGCGTCGGCGAGCCCCCGCGCATCGGTCACGGCGCGGTCGACCAGCATCCCGAGGTCTTCATCGGTGAGCGGCTGAAGCGTCAGCAGCAGCGAGCGGGACAGCAGGGGTGAGATCACGGAGAACGACGGGTTCTCGGTGGTCGCCGCGATGAGCACGACCCAGCCGTTCTCGACGCCCGGCAGCAGCGCGTCCTGCTGTGCCTTGGTGAAGCGGTGGATCTCGTCGAGGAACAGGATCGTCGACTGGCCGTACATGTCGCGCTGGTTGAGCGCCTCCTGCATCACCTCCCGCACGTCCTTCACGCCTGCCGTCACAGCGGACAGCTCGACGAACCGCCGCCCCGAGGAGCGGGCGACCGCCTGCGCGAGGGTGGTCTTGCCGGTGCCGGGCGGCCCCCACAGGATCACCGAGGTCGCGGCGGCGCCGCGCGTCTCGGTGGATGCCAGGGCCACCAGAGGCGATCCGGGACGCAGCAGGTGACGCTGACCGGCCACTTCGTCCAAGGAGACCGGCCGCATGCGCACGGGAAGCGGCGTCTGGCCCTGGAAGAGCGCGGCGGAGGAGGTCACTGTCCCAGGCTAATCGCGGCGGGGGACGCCGGAGCCGCGGTGCCCCCGTGCACAACGTCGCCTCGGCCCGGCGCACACTGCCCCGCCGGGGGTTCGGGGACGCTGGAGGCCCGGATCGGCGGCATTGTGCACGCCCATCGGCCGTCACCGGCCGCGCAACGGCCGCCTCGTTCCGGCCGTAGGCTGCTCCCCTGCGCCGCGCGGCGTTTTGCGGCGGGCTTCCGACGCCCCGTAGGCTCGAATCAGCCCGGACACCCGGGATCGGCAGGAGGTTCCGTGGCAGCTGGGGCGAAGGGTCGCGATGACCGCGTCGCGCGCGAGCGTGCGCGGGTCTACAACGCACGTCAGGAGTACTACCGCTCCCGCGCGCAGCGCCGCACCCGCGACAACCTGATCGCCGCGATCGCCGGCGGCGCACTCATCCTCGCGGCCATCGGCGGCCAGGTGGTGTACTTCACCT is a genomic window containing:
- the ruvX gene encoding Holliday junction resolvase RuvX, which translates into the protein MSGFRRGVRIGVDVGKARVGVASCDPDGMLATPVETVPRNEQAVARVREIAAEYNAMELLVGLPLNMRGEDTASTADARAFAAALAEAGDPPVRLVDERLSTVSAHAALRQSGRSQRDSRSIVDQVAAVVLLQHALDVEKSTGRPPGNPSPPAQEPA
- the alaS gene encoding alanine--tRNA ligase — protein: MKTAEIAQRYLDYFEKNDHVIVPSASLVSPDPSVMFTIAGMVPFIPYLNGTVPAPYKRAADVQKCIRTNDIEEVGKTARHGTFFQMLGNWSFGDYFKEGAIGYAWELLTKPETDGGMGFAERDLWVTVYEDDDEAAMLWQKVAGLPAERIQRLGREDNYWTTGQPGPAGPCSEIYFDRGPAYGRDGGPVVDDSRFTEIWNLVFMQDAITNVRSKVDFDIVGSLPNKNIDTGMGLERVAFIKQGVENMYETDQVRPVLDRAVELSGRRYGAVHEDDVRFRIVADHVRSSLMLLSDGVTPSNEGRGYILRRLMRRSIRSMRLLGVDAPTFPELFAASRDAMKAAYPEVETDYSRISAYAVAEEETFLRTLASGSTILDMAVEQTKDAGKNSIAGSEAFLLHDTYGFPIDLTLEIAQEAGLDVDRAGFDALMQEQRTRAKADAKSRKRALADNSVYSAFRAAGETVFTGYSDLETESRVLGVIVDGVSTDRATVGQTAEVILGETTLYAESGGQVADKGIIVGPGYELDVLDVQRPVAGLISHTVKVRTGEVGVGQPATTVVDAANRRAARQAHSATHLVHAALRDTLGKTATQAGSLNRAGYLRFDFTWGQALSAETRSEIEEIANNAVRDNLEVTTRVLPLDEAKALGAQALFGEKYGDVVRMVDIGGPWSRELCGGTHVSSSAEVGLVNLVGESSVGASNRRVEALVGMDAFRELAAERAIVSQLTSTLKTPRDQLTTRITELAANLKAAEKKIAQFEARALGERLPQLVDSARRIGRFQVVAQSLGTAGSADDVRSLALQVRDRLGADAAAVVALGADVGGRAVVIVAANDTARTAGAKAGVLAKSAAAALGGGGGGRDDVAQGGGTDAAAMPAAFDAITSALESQAA
- the rpsD gene encoding 30S ribosomal protein S4, with amino-acid sequence MATKSQDRRKVRLSRALGVALTPKAARYLEKRPYAPGEHGRTKRKQDSDYAVRLREKQRLREQYGIREKQMRNTFNEARRKDGLTGENLVELLEMRLDALVVRAGFARTTAQARQLVVHRHILVDGQPVDRPSFRVKPGQLIHVKPKSEGLEPFQVAAAGGHAEVLPPVPGYLEVELDKLQARLVRRPKRAEVPVTCDVQLVVEYYAAR
- a CDS encoding replication-associated recombination protein A, with the translated sequence MTSSAALFQGQTPLPVRMRPVSLDEVAGQRHLLRPGSPLVALASTETRGAAATSVILWGPPGTGKTTLAQAVARSSGRRFVELSAVTAGVKDVREVMQEALNQRDMYGQSTILFLDEIHRFTKAQQDALLPGVENGWVVLIAATTENPSFSVISPLLSRSLLLTLQPLTDEDLGMLVDRAVTDARGLADAVRLDDDARAAIIRLASGDARRALTALEAAASMADTDGDETPVITADLVAQAVDRALLRYDRQGDEHYDVISAFIKSIRGSDVDAAMHYLARMIEAGEDPRFIARRLVISAAEDIGLADPQALTIAVAAADAVAFIGMPEGRIPLAEATAYLATTAKSNAAYNAINAAIADVRAGGFGRVPMHLRDAHYPGAKRLGHGKGYVYPHDLDVGVATQQYLPDELRGRRYYEPTARGHERDIAARVEKIRKILGE
- a CDS encoding dioxygenase, whose product is MAAGAKGRDDRVARERARVYNARQEYYRSRAQRRTRDNLIAAIAGGALILAAIGGQVVYFTSGPGAPEPEPTPTPTSPAPTPGPETPAPTPEPTTTP